One window of Equus caballus isolate H_3958 breed thoroughbred chromosome 3, TB-T2T, whole genome shotgun sequence genomic DNA carries:
- the LOC138923426 gene encoding heparan sulfate glucosamine 3-O-sulfotransferase 4-like — translation MVLQEPPSPPPPSLLPPPVRLGTPSQPSAPPPDNASRGEPPEPSKQPPAPVADGWGLASGSGGARDTWLRIPVAPVEMITAQSALLERVAQESSTTHDELAGRRAVNGSSERVGALSTPNYGEKKLPQALIIGVKKGGTRAAGGDPSPPGGVGGGHRAALLRQELRKGARVVQPFEPKNVIHNGLDIGEKRSSPHTVWEALSYWAAGPQYRGKPRQRKKEGRRADMLPEAQSQAPWCVPLQHSEGNVPQEHRREA, via the exons ATGGTGCTGCAGGAGCCGCCCAGCCCGCCGCCACCCTCTCTACTACCGCCCCCCGTGCGCCTCGGCACCCCCTCGCAGCCGTCCGCGCCGCCGCCGGACAACGCGAGCCGCGGGGAGCCCCCGGAGCCCTCcaagcagccccctgcccccgtGGCCGACGGCTGGGGGCTGGCGAGCGGCAGCGGGGGCGCTCGGGACACCTGGCTCCGGATCCCGGTGGCCCCTGTCGAGATGATCACGGCGCAGAGCGCGCTGCTGGAGAGGGTAGCGCAGGAGTCCAGCACCACCCACGACGAGCTCGCAGGCCGGAGAGCGGTCAATGGGAGCAGCGAGAGGGTTGGCGCCCTCAGCACCCCcaactatggggagaagaagctgcCACAGGCCCTCATCATTGGGGTCAAGAAAGGAGGCACCCGCGCGGCTGGAGGCGATCCGAGTCCACCCGGAGGTGTGGGCGGTGGGCATAGAGCCGCGCTTCTTCGACAGGAACTACGAAAAGGGGCTAGAGTGGTACAG ccgtTTGAACCAAA aaATGTCATCCACAATGGATTGGATATTGGGGAAAAGAGATCCTCACCACACACTGTTTGGGAAGCACTCTCCTATTGGGCTGCAGGTCCCCAGTACAGAGGCAAacccaggcagaggaagaaggaaggaaggagggctgaCATGCTGCCCGAAGCACAGAGTCAGGCGCCATGGTGCGTCCCTCTGCAGCATTCCGAAGGAAATGTGCCTCAAGAGCACAGGAGGGAGGCTTAA